A region of Streptomyces sp. TG1A-60 DNA encodes the following proteins:
- a CDS encoding NUDIX hydrolase: protein MTQQNADERPGIAAAIVIHNNRVLMVRRRVSEGQLSWQFPAGEVEPGEAREDAAVRETKEEIGLDVAAVKLIGERIHPKTGRLMSYTVCKVVGGTAYVADTEELAELAWVALAEIPTYVPYGLFEPVQQHLDATLM from the coding sequence ATGACGCAGCAGAATGCAGACGAGCGGCCGGGCATCGCTGCGGCCATCGTCATCCACAACAACCGCGTGCTCATGGTGCGGCGCCGGGTCAGCGAGGGCCAGCTCTCTTGGCAGTTCCCCGCAGGCGAGGTCGAGCCAGGCGAGGCACGTGAAGACGCCGCCGTGCGCGAAACGAAGGAAGAGATCGGCTTGGACGTGGCCGCTGTCAAGCTCATTGGCGAGCGGATCCACCCGAAGACGGGTCGGCTGATGTCGTACACGGTCTGCAAGGTCGTGGGTGGTACGGCGTACGTCGCGGACACCGAGGAGCTGGCCGAGCTCGCGTGGGTGGCCCTCGCCGAAATCCCCACCTACGTGCCGTACGGGCTCTTCGAGCCGGTGCAGCAGCATCTCGACGCCACGCTGATGTGA
- a CDS encoding restriction endonuclease encodes MAGRKRGAAARRRRAARLKALAAGGGLVLVLLVVFWSAVWPYITGASVLGGVGAVGWWLWRTDRLVRGRDRLWRQEEAVKAGHRTLAEVDAMTGTEFEDLVASLCRRDGCMQVRRVGGANDNGADVVGCLPDGRTMVIQCKRYAPSSTIASRELRDLLGAKVHFGADLAVFVTTTRFSRPSEKFALQHGILAVHRDHLGLWNNGASLLSLSEVNGRGQGDSRHRTRWKQAYGK; translated from the coding sequence GTGGCTGGGCGTAAACGTGGTGCGGCTGCCCGCAGGAGGCGGGCGGCGCGGCTGAAGGCGCTGGCGGCCGGCGGTGGTTTGGTGCTGGTCCTGCTGGTGGTGTTCTGGTCAGCCGTGTGGCCGTACATCACAGGTGCATCGGTTCTCGGTGGCGTCGGTGCGGTGGGCTGGTGGCTGTGGCGTACGGACCGGCTCGTGCGCGGCCGGGACCGTCTCTGGCGGCAGGAAGAGGCGGTGAAGGCAGGGCACCGGACCCTCGCCGAGGTGGACGCGATGACCGGCACTGAGTTCGAGGATCTGGTCGCAAGCCTGTGCCGACGGGACGGCTGCATGCAGGTGCGGCGGGTGGGCGGTGCGAACGACAACGGCGCCGACGTCGTTGGCTGTCTCCCGGACGGGCGGACCATGGTGATCCAGTGCAAGCGCTATGCGCCGAGCAGCACGATCGCGAGCCGGGAGTTGCGCGATCTGCTGGGTGCCAAGGTGCACTTCGGGGCCGACCTGGCCGTGTTCGTCACGACCACGCGGTTCAGCCGTCCTTCCGAGAAGTTCGCTCTGCAGCACGGCATCCTCGCCGTGCACCGGGATCACCTCGGGCTGTGGAACAACGGGGCTTCCCTGTTGTCACTGAGCGAGGTGAACGGCCGAGGACAGGGCGACTCCCGCCACCGGACGCGTTGGAAGCAGGCGTACGGCAAGTAA
- a CDS encoding amino acid transporter codes for MLMGVYEREGSTSDKALQRDRRPAVGLCFRSAGHWEYGRVIADVLGRWVPDRPEDVATVFAKADFPWWIAGGYAIELAVGRELRAHGDLDVLVLRRDQGLVHELLADWDLHVADPPGQGELRPWRPGEVLRPPLHDIWCRRTSKAPWSVQLMLDEVEGTQWVSRRTQEIRLPIDQLGRTSEAGIPYLAPEVQLFYKAKATRDKDETDFEAVLPLLDAPARAWLADAIKVIAPNHPWLRLLLPVSRT; via the coding sequence ATGCTCATGGGCGTTTATGAGCGCGAGGGGTCAACGAGCGACAAGGCACTCCAGCGCGACCGCCGACCCGCCGTCGGCCTGTGCTTCCGCTCGGCTGGTCACTGGGAGTATGGGCGGGTGATTGCTGACGTGTTGGGACGCTGGGTGCCGGATCGCCCCGAGGATGTGGCCACGGTCTTCGCCAAGGCGGACTTCCCGTGGTGGATCGCCGGTGGCTACGCGATCGAACTCGCGGTCGGCCGCGAGCTGCGCGCGCACGGCGATCTCGACGTCCTCGTCCTCCGGCGTGACCAGGGCCTCGTACATGAACTGCTGGCCGACTGGGACCTGCACGTGGCGGATCCGCCCGGCCAGGGGGAGTTGAGACCGTGGCGTCCTGGAGAGGTCCTTCGGCCGCCGCTCCACGACATCTGGTGCCGCCGCACATCCAAGGCGCCCTGGTCGGTGCAGCTCATGTTGGACGAGGTCGAGGGCACCCAGTGGGTCTCGCGGCGTACCCAGGAGATCCGGCTCCCGATCGACCAGCTCGGGCGAACGAGCGAGGCGGGCATCCCGTATCTCGCGCCCGAGGTACAGCTCTTCTACAAGGCAAAGGCGACCCGGGACAAGGACGAGACCGACTTCGAAGCGGTACTGCCACTGCTCGACGCTCCGGCACGCGCCTGGCTGGCGGACGCGATCAAGGTGATCGCGCCCAACCACCCCTGGCTTCGCCTGCTCCTTCCGGTCAGCCGAACGTGA
- a CDS encoding DUF296 domain-containing protein: MRAHELTVGRTFGVTFDHGEDFFEALSTFCRDNDVRQGYIPSFIGAFAEAEIVGACEKLADPDAPVWAKTYVTNVEAFGAGTLAHDPATSGILPHIHVSAGLKAQSADGRTSHLLSAKVQFLSELLIVEVTSPTMTRPRNPDLYDVPLLTFG, translated from the coding sequence ATGCGCGCTCACGAGCTGACCGTCGGCCGTACCTTCGGCGTCACCTTCGACCACGGGGAGGACTTCTTCGAGGCGCTGTCCACCTTCTGCCGGGACAACGACGTACGGCAGGGCTACATCCCCTCGTTCATCGGGGCCTTCGCGGAGGCCGAAATCGTGGGTGCCTGCGAGAAGCTCGCGGACCCGGACGCACCGGTCTGGGCGAAGACGTACGTCACCAACGTCGAGGCGTTCGGCGCGGGCACGCTCGCCCATGACCCGGCCACCAGCGGGATACTTCCGCACATCCACGTCTCCGCCGGCTTGAAGGCCCAGTCGGCCGACGGCAGGACTAGCCATCTCCTCAGCGCCAAGGTCCAGTTCCTCAGCGAGCTGCTGATCGTGGAGGTCACGTCGCCCACGATGACCCGGCCCCGAAACCCCGACCTCTACGACGTTCCGCTGCTCACGTTCGGCTGA
- a CDS encoding ATP-binding protein — MISAPSAALGLVYHWTDHTINPTGEARAVLRRVLKGLGLSGDVISDGVLAVSELVANAHEHARGPYEVHLRSAAGRYICEIHDGNPLLPTDLYLAAVPSPEATASEVVSGLLTERGRGLHIVNELTQGQWGFQVTNCGTKAAWVVLAEASAAMATRGGQT, encoded by the coding sequence ATGATCAGCGCGCCGTCCGCCGCTCTCGGCCTCGTGTACCACTGGACCGACCACACCATCAACCCGACCGGAGAAGCCCGCGCGGTTCTGCGACGTGTCCTCAAGGGTCTGGGCCTGTCAGGAGACGTCATCAGCGACGGGGTCCTGGCCGTCTCGGAGCTCGTGGCGAACGCGCACGAGCACGCGCGCGGCCCGTACGAGGTACACCTTCGATCTGCTGCGGGAAGATACATCTGCGAGATCCACGACGGGAATCCTCTTCTTCCTACGGACCTCTACCTGGCTGCCGTGCCCTCGCCGGAAGCCACCGCGTCCGAGGTAGTGAGCGGGCTGCTCACTGAGCGCGGACGGGGCCTGCACATCGTGAACGAGCTGACCCAGGGACAGTGGGGGTTCCAGGTCACGAACTGCGGAACCAAGGCGGCCTGGGTGGTGCTGGCCGAGGCTTCGGCTGCGATGGCTACCCGAGGCGGTCAGACCTGA